A portion of the Colius striatus isolate bColStr4 chromosome 1, bColStr4.1.hap1, whole genome shotgun sequence genome contains these proteins:
- the HDHD5 gene encoding haloacid dehalogenase-like hydrolase domain-containing 5, which yields MALRGCLRVGPGLLRAAGPRGPPARGTCAGGRVSGGGEGPGSQPASLPRAGKGALSRLSPALALQPPSFGFLFDVDGVLVRGSQAVPAARLAFQRLADSSGRLRVPVVFLTNAGNCLRSAKARELSQALGLQVSPEQVILSHSPLRLFSQFHHKCMLVAGQGPVEENAQNLGFKHVVTIEALRKAYPLLDMVDQSRRPRELPPPTTGFPTIEGVILFGEPVRWETSLQLIIDVLLSNGNPGAELQDIPYPHLPVLACNMDLLWMAEAKMPRFGHGTFLLCLENIYKKVTGRELKYEALIGKPSTVTYRYAEYLVKEQAEKRGWKSPIQRLYAVGDNPMSDVYGANLYNNYLKSAQQNQVQAGLKRNPQAASEDHLELRKDCNSSVESCESILVCTGVYRHSTDVPSKREERATETVFHGHRDFCFDPSLVEASYIVQDVNDAVQLAFEKENWS from the exons ATGGCGCTGCGCGGCTGCCTGCGGGTCGGGCCGGGGCTGCTGCGcgccgcggggccgcggggcccGCCCGCCCGCGGGACCTGCGCCGGGGGCCGGGTGAGCGGCGGGGGCGAGGGGCCGGGATCGCAGCCCGCGTCCTTGCCGCGGGCCGGGAAGGGCGCCTTGAGCCGG CTGTCCCCTGCGCTCGCCTTGCAGCCGCCGTCCTTCGGGTTCCTCTTCGACGTGGACGGGGTGCTGGTGCGGGGCAGCCAAGCGGTGCCCGCCGCTCGCCTGGCCTTCCAGAGGCTGGCGGACAGCAGCGGCCGGCTCCGCGTGCCCGTGGTCTTCCTCACCAACGCCGGCAACTGCCTGCGGTCGGCCAAGGCCCGAGAGCTGTCCCAGGCGCTGGGGCTGCAG gtgTCCCCGGAGCAGGTGATCCTGTCCCACAGCCCACTCCGGCTCTTCAGCCAGTTCCACCACAAGTGCATGTTGGTGGCTGGGCAGGGGCCCGTGGAGGAGAACGCCCAGAA CCTGGGGTTCAAGCATGTGGTCACCATAGAGGCACTGAGGAAGGCATATCCCCTGTTAGACATGGTGGATCAGAGCCGGAGGCCAAGGGAGCTG CCTCCTCCAACTACTGGCTTCCCCACTATAGAAG GGGTGATTCTGTTTGGTGAGCCAGTGAGGTGGGAGACAAGCCTGCAACTTATTATCGATGTGCTCCTGAGCAACGGGAAccctggggcagagctgcaagATATACCATACCCCCACCTGCCTGTCCTTGCCTGCAACATGGATCTCCTGTGGATGGCCGAAGCCAAGATGCCCAG GTTTGGCCATGGCACTTTCCTTCTTTGCTTGGAGAACATCTACAAGAAAGTGACAGGCCGGGAGCTGAAATATGAGGCCCTGATTGGCAAACCCAGCACGGTCACCTACCGCTACGCTGAGTACCTGGTGAAAGAGCAGGCAGAGAAACGGGGCTGGAAGTCTCCCATCCAGCGCCTCTATGCAGTGGG GGATAACCCTATGTCTGACGTCTATGGGGCAAACCTCTACAACAACTACCTCAAGTCAGCTCAGCAGAACCAGGTCCAGGCTGGGCTGAAGAGGAACCCGCAGGCAGCAAGTGAGGATCACCTTGAGCTGAGAAAGGACTGCAACAGTTCAGTGGAGAGCTGCGAGTCGATTCTGGTCTGCACTGGGGTCTACCGCCACAGCACAGATGTCCCCAGTAAAAGAGAGGAGCGTGCAACAGAGACGGTGTTCCATGGCCATCGGGACTTCTGCTTTGACCCCAGTCTGGTGGAGGCATCTTACATAGTGCAGGATGTGAACGATGCTGTACAGCTTGCCTTTGAGAAGGAGAACTGGAGCTAG
- the TMEM121B gene encoding transmembrane protein 121B, with amino-acid sequence MRPYLGEPRSVSSSSGSFQPPPPPPPPLPHAADRQPLFPGGSSSGGSRRGSGSSSGSARARRPRSPRSSTEEEEEEEEEEDSISISKPLAAAGGRRWGFQALSLVLLLGQGALLDLYLIAVTDLYWCSWIATDLVLAAGWGIFFCRNSRARRRERPPPPPGPPPPHPLLLHGPPGGRGAGVRGAGVPPRGGDFAYAHLAWLIYSIAFTPKAALILGTSILELIELRLPLGTTGFRITLALSAPLLYCLLRAIGTEGAGQLLLPPQPPPQHRAAAAFLATCLDLLDSFSLLELVLQPGRPAPLPAPLRYLLIAVYFLCLASPVLWLYELSAARPPGAGRLALHLLLPAGLLDAPLLALRCLLLLRYQQPLSLFMLKNLFFLACRGLEALETCCLLRPAAPPPAKYGPAAAAPAAAAPLAHGLSDADVGPHGYVNALAVTAQG; translated from the exons atgcgaccttatctaggtgaacct CGCTCggtctcctcctcctcgggCTCCTtccagccgccgccgccgccgccgccgccgctgccgcacGCCGCCGACCGGCAGCCCCTCTTCCCGGGGGGCTCCAGCAGCGGCGGCAGCCGGCGGGGCTCGGGGTCGAGCTCGGGCTCGGCGCGGGCCCGccgcccccgcagcccccgcagcAGCaccgaggaggaggaggaggaggaagaggaggaggacagCATCAGCATCAGCAAGCCCCTG gcggcggcgggcgggcggcgctgGGGCTTCCAGGCGCtgtccctggtgctgctgctggggcagggcgcGCTGCTGGACCTCTACCTGATCGCCGTCACcgacctgtactggtgcagctgGATCGCCACCGACCTGGTGCTGGCGGCCGGCTGGGGCATCTTCTTCTGCCGCAACAGCCGGGCGCGCCGCCGGGagcggcccccgccgcccccggggccgccgccgccgcacccGCTGCTGCTGCACGGCCCccccggcggccgcggggccggggtcCGAGGGGCCGGGGTCCCCCCGCGCGGCGGCGACTTCGCTTACGCGCACCTCGCCTGGCTCATCTACTCCATCGCCTTCACGCCCAAGGCGGCCCTGATCCTGGGCACCTCCATCCTGGAGCTGATCGAGCTGCGCCTGCCGCTGGGCACCACCGGCTTCCGCATCACCCTGGCGCTCTCCGCCCCGCTGCTGTACTGCCTGCTGCGGGCCATCGGCACCGAGGGCGCCGGGCAGCTGCTCCtgccgccgcagccgccgccgcagcaccgcgccgccgccgctttCCTCGCCACCTGCCTCGACCTGCTCGACAGCTTCtcgctgctggagctggtgctgcagcccGGGCGGCCGGCGCCGCTCCCCGCGCCGCTGCGCTACCTCCTAATCGCCGTCTACTTCCTCTGCCTGGCCTCGCCGGTCCTGTGGCTCTACGAGCTCAGCGCCGCCCGGCCTCCCGGCGCCGGCCGCCTCGCCCTCCACCTCCTGCTGCCCGCCGGGCTGCTGGACGCCCCGCTCCTGGCGCTCCgctgcctgctgctcctgcGCTACCAGCAGCCGCTCTCCCTCTTCATGCTCAAGAACCTCTTCTTCCTGGCCTGCCGCGGCCTGGAGGCGCTGGAGACCTGCTGCCTTctccgccccgccgccccgccgcccgccaagtacggccccgccgccgcagcgcccgccgccgcagccccgcTGGCCCACGGGCTCTCCGACGCCGACGTGGGCCCCCACGGGTACGTGAACGCCTTGGCGGTCACCGCCCAGGGCTGA